In Eleginops maclovinus isolate JMC-PN-2008 ecotype Puerto Natales chromosome 10, JC_Emac_rtc_rv5, whole genome shotgun sequence, the following proteins share a genomic window:
- the LOC134870908 gene encoding Na(+)/H(+) exchange regulatory cofactor NHE-RF1-like isoform X3 — protein sequence MSKLRPRQCVLEKGSSGYGFHLHGEKGKTGQFIRLVEPDTPASAAGLFAGDCLAFVNGESVEGESHQQVVARIRATAEALELIVVDSETAELLKKHNLQCRKEFVTEGIPLPGGDSDSEHGDTQSNGTPRECTPAPPENGDAASERSERLSVSSITKEEGGGLRPRLCHMQKGSSGYGFNLHSEKSRPGQFIRAVDDDSPAQRAGLKPQDKIIQVNGLSVKDMQHSEVVAAIKAGGEETSLLVVDAETEVFFKACDVLPTKEHVSGALPEPKRTSEEEELSSAVWFLSVSESWRIMGLKWLYRVGAYANEKNKELFT from the exons ATGTCAAAGCTCCGCCCCAGGCAGTGTGTGCTGGAGAAAGGGTCCAGTGGCTACGGGTTCCACCTGCACGGAGAGAAGGGCAAGACCGGCCAGTTTATCCGGCTCGTGGAGCCCGACACTCCCGCCTCAGCAGCCGGGCTTTTCGCGGGCGACTGCCTGGCCTTCGTGAACGGAGAGAGCGTGGAGGGCGAGAGCCACCAGCAGGTGGTTGCGAGGATCCGGGCCACCGCCGAGGCTCTGGAGCTTATCGTGGTGGACTCCGAAACGGCTGAGCTGTTGAAGAAACACAACCTTCAGTGCCGGAAAGAGTTCGTAACGGAGGGGATTCCCCTGCCTGGCGGGGACAGCGACTCTGAGCACGGGGACACACAGAGCAACGGCACCCCGAGGGAATGCACCCCTGCCCCGCCGGAGAATGGGGATGCTGCCTCCGAGAGGTCGGAGAGGCTGAGTGTCAGCTCCATCACTAAG gaggagggggggggtctgcGGCCTCGTCTCTGCCACATGCAGAAAGGCAGCAGCGGTTACGGCTTCAACCTGCACAGTGAGAAGTCCAGACCGGGTCAGTTCATCAGGGCCGTGGACGACGATTCTCCTGCACAGCGGGCCGGACTCAAACCACAGGACAAGATCATCCag GTGAATGGCCTGTCAGTGAAGGACATGCAGCACTCGGAGGTGGTTGCAGCGATCAAAGCAGGAGGCGAAGAGACGTCCCTGCTGGTGGTGGATGCAGAGACTGAAGTGTTCTTCAAGGCGTGTGACGTGCTGCCCACCAAGGAGCACGTCAGCg GAGCTCTGCCTGAGCCAAAAAGAACatcagaggaggag gagCTGAGCAGTGCAGTGTGGTTCCTCTCGGTCTCAGAGTCCTGGAGGATCATGGGATTGAAGTGGCTTTACCGCGTCGGGGCTTATGCTAATGAGAAGAATAAGGAGCTGTtcacataa
- the LOC134870908 gene encoding Na(+)/H(+) exchange regulatory cofactor NHE-RF1-like isoform X1 produces MSKLRPRQCVLEKGSSGYGFHLHGEKGKTGQFIRLVEPDTPASAAGLFAGDCLAFVNGESVEGESHQQVVARIRATAEALELIVVDSETAELLKKHNLQCRKEFVTEGIPLPGGDSDSEHGDTQSNGTPRECTPAPPENGDAASERSERLSVSSITKEEGGGLRPRLCHMQKGSSGYGFNLHSEKSRPGQFIRAVDDDSPAQRAGLKPQDKIIQVNGLSVKDMQHSEVVAAIKAGGEETSLLVVDAETEVFFKACDVLPTKEHVSGALPEPKRTSEEEQVAAVVKPKVSVSSSASSASSIASLPGTGSSDPSPQVEPPAPADNLGLSLSLAQAKERARQKRSAKKAPTMDWSKRNELFGNL; encoded by the exons ATGTCAAAGCTCCGCCCCAGGCAGTGTGTGCTGGAGAAAGGGTCCAGTGGCTACGGGTTCCACCTGCACGGAGAGAAGGGCAAGACCGGCCAGTTTATCCGGCTCGTGGAGCCCGACACTCCCGCCTCAGCAGCCGGGCTTTTCGCGGGCGACTGCCTGGCCTTCGTGAACGGAGAGAGCGTGGAGGGCGAGAGCCACCAGCAGGTGGTTGCGAGGATCCGGGCCACCGCCGAGGCTCTGGAGCTTATCGTGGTGGACTCCGAAACGGCTGAGCTGTTGAAGAAACACAACCTTCAGTGCCGGAAAGAGTTCGTAACGGAGGGGATTCCCCTGCCTGGCGGGGACAGCGACTCTGAGCACGGGGACACACAGAGCAACGGCACCCCGAGGGAATGCACCCCTGCCCCGCCGGAGAATGGGGATGCTGCCTCCGAGAGGTCGGAGAGGCTGAGTGTCAGCTCCATCACTAAG gaggagggggggggtctgcGGCCTCGTCTCTGCCACATGCAGAAAGGCAGCAGCGGTTACGGCTTCAACCTGCACAGTGAGAAGTCCAGACCGGGTCAGTTCATCAGGGCCGTGGACGACGATTCTCCTGCACAGCGGGCCGGACTCAAACCACAGGACAAGATCATCCag GTGAATGGCCTGTCAGTGAAGGACATGCAGCACTCGGAGGTGGTTGCAGCGATCAAAGCAGGAGGCGAAGAGACGTCCCTGCTGGTGGTGGATGCAGAGACTGAAGTGTTCTTCAAGGCGTGTGACGTGCTGCCCACCAAGGAGCACGTCAGCg GAGCTCTGCCTGAGCCAAAAAGAACatcagaggaggag CAGGTGGCAGCAGTGGTGAAGCCCAAAGTGTCTGTGAGCTCTTCAGCCTCCAGCGCGTCCTCCATCGCCTCCCTGCCGGGGACCGGCAGCAGCGATCCCTCTCCACAG gtggaGCCCCCCGCCCCGGCTGACAATCTGGGTCTCAGCTTGTCTCTAGCTCAGGCTAAAGAGAGAGCTCGTCAGAAACGATCGGCCAAGAAAGCTCCGACCATGGACTGGAGCAAGAGGAACGAGCTGTTCGGAAACTTATAA
- the LOC134870908 gene encoding Na(+)/H(+) exchange regulatory cofactor NHE-RF1-like isoform X2 — translation MSKLRPRQCVLEKGSSGYGFHLHGEKGKTGQFIRLVEPDTPASAAGLFAGDCLAFVNGESVEGESHQQVVARIRATAEALELIVVDSETAELLKKHNLQCRKEFVTEGIPLPGGDSDSEHGDTQSNGTPRECTPAPPENGDAASERSERLSVSSITKEEGGGLRPRLCHMQKGSSGYGFNLHSEKSRPGQFIRAVDDDSPAQRAGLKPQDKIIQVNGLSVKDMQHSEVVAAIKAGGEETSLLVVDAETEVFFKACDVLPTKEHVSGALPEPKRTSEEEVAAVVKPKVSVSSSASSASSIASLPGTGSSDPSPQVEPPAPADNLGLSLSLAQAKERARQKRSAKKAPTMDWSKRNELFGNL, via the exons ATGTCAAAGCTCCGCCCCAGGCAGTGTGTGCTGGAGAAAGGGTCCAGTGGCTACGGGTTCCACCTGCACGGAGAGAAGGGCAAGACCGGCCAGTTTATCCGGCTCGTGGAGCCCGACACTCCCGCCTCAGCAGCCGGGCTTTTCGCGGGCGACTGCCTGGCCTTCGTGAACGGAGAGAGCGTGGAGGGCGAGAGCCACCAGCAGGTGGTTGCGAGGATCCGGGCCACCGCCGAGGCTCTGGAGCTTATCGTGGTGGACTCCGAAACGGCTGAGCTGTTGAAGAAACACAACCTTCAGTGCCGGAAAGAGTTCGTAACGGAGGGGATTCCCCTGCCTGGCGGGGACAGCGACTCTGAGCACGGGGACACACAGAGCAACGGCACCCCGAGGGAATGCACCCCTGCCCCGCCGGAGAATGGGGATGCTGCCTCCGAGAGGTCGGAGAGGCTGAGTGTCAGCTCCATCACTAAG gaggagggggggggtctgcGGCCTCGTCTCTGCCACATGCAGAAAGGCAGCAGCGGTTACGGCTTCAACCTGCACAGTGAGAAGTCCAGACCGGGTCAGTTCATCAGGGCCGTGGACGACGATTCTCCTGCACAGCGGGCCGGACTCAAACCACAGGACAAGATCATCCag GTGAATGGCCTGTCAGTGAAGGACATGCAGCACTCGGAGGTGGTTGCAGCGATCAAAGCAGGAGGCGAAGAGACGTCCCTGCTGGTGGTGGATGCAGAGACTGAAGTGTTCTTCAAGGCGTGTGACGTGCTGCCCACCAAGGAGCACGTCAGCg GAGCTCTGCCTGAGCCAAAAAGAACatcagaggaggag GTGGCAGCAGTGGTGAAGCCCAAAGTGTCTGTGAGCTCTTCAGCCTCCAGCGCGTCCTCCATCGCCTCCCTGCCGGGGACCGGCAGCAGCGATCCCTCTCCACAG gtggaGCCCCCCGCCCCGGCTGACAATCTGGGTCTCAGCTTGTCTCTAGCTCAGGCTAAAGAGAGAGCTCGTCAGAAACGATCGGCCAAGAAAGCTCCGACCATGGACTGGAGCAAGAGGAACGAGCTGTTCGGAAACTTATAA